In a genomic window of Pseudoliparis swirei isolate HS2019 ecotype Mariana Trench chromosome 20, NWPU_hadal_v1, whole genome shotgun sequence:
- the srsf1a gene encoding serine/arginine-rich splicing factor 1A has translation MDVDDAVYGRDGCDDDGYRLRVEFPRSGRGSRGGFRGIGGAPRGRYGPLSRRSDCVGTPSEWQLAGPEGPQRRHDLWPFESWTTPNPAHMRRSPQPTLWKIPFPQSWQSEQEPESQPHRSPLL, from the exons AT GGACGTCGATGACGCGGTCTATGGGCGAGATGGGTGCGACGATGACGGCTACAGGCTGCGGGTGGAGTTCCCTCGGAGCGGCAGGGGCTCCAGAGGCGGCTTCCGTGGGATTGGTGGAGCTCCCAGAGGAAGATACGGTCCTCTCtccagacgctccgactgtgtCGG GACTCCCTCAGAGTGGCAGCTGGCAGGACCTGAAGGACCACAGAGAAGACATGACCTATGGCCGTTCGAAAGCTGGACAACACCAAATCCCGCTCACATGAG ACGGTCCCCGCAGCCCACGTTATGGAAGATCCCGTTCCCGCAGTCATGGCAGTCGGAGCAGGAGCCGGAGTCCCAGCCTCATCGGTCCCCGTTGCTGTGA
- the aldoca gene encoding fructose-bisphosphate aldolase C-A gives MTHQTPTLSEAQKKELHETALRIVSPGKGILAADESVGSMAKRLAQVGVENTEENRRQYRQILFSADDRINGCIGGVIFFHETLYQHSDNGVAFVKMIRDRGIMVGIKVDKGVVPLAGTRGETTTQGLDGLSERCAQYKKDGAVFAKWRCVLKISDTNPSKLAITENANVLARYSSICQQHGIVPIIEPEILPDGDHDLKRSQYITEKILSAVYKAMSDHHVYLEGTLLKPNMVTAGHSCLTKYSPEEVAMATVTTLRRTVPPAVTGVAFLSGGQSEEEASVHLNAINNCPLAKPWILTFSFGRALQASALRAWRGHKENEKAATEQFIKRAEANSLACQGKSTGGENYDETGPRSYGSCYAY, from the exons ATGACGCACCAGACCCCCACGCTCTCCGAGGCGCAGAAGAAGGAGCTACACGAGACTGCTCTACGCATAGTTTCTCCAGGGAAGGGCATCCTGGCTGCAGATGAATCTGTGG GCAGCATGGCGAAGCGCCTGGCACAGGTCGGGGTGGAGAACACAGAGGAGAACCGCAGACAGTACCGGCAGATTCTCTTCAGTGCAGACGATCGAATCAACGGCTGCATCGGAGGGGTCATCTTCTTCCATGAGACGCTGTACCAGCACTCTGATAATGGCGTTGCCTTTGTCAAAATGATCAGGGACAGGGGCATCATGGTCGGCATCAAG GTTGACAAAGGTGTCGTGCCTCTGGCAGGAACTCGTGGGGAAACCACCACGCAGG GTCTGGATGGATTGTCCGAGCGCTGTGCGCAGTATAAAAAGGATGGAGCTGTCTTCGCAAAGTGGCGCTGCGTGCTTAAAATCAGTGACACCAATCCATCTAAACTGGCAATCACAGAAAATGCTAATGTTCTTGCGCGCTACTCCAGCATCTGCCAGCAG CATGGCATTGTGCCCATCATAGAGCCGGAGATTCTGCCTGACGGAGATCATGACCTGAAACGCAGCCAGTACATCACTGAGAAG atccTGAGTGCCGTGTACAAGGCCATGTCGGACCACCATGTGTACCTGGAAGGCACTCTCCTCAAACCCAACATGGTCACCGCTGGACACAGCTGCCTCACTAAGTACAGCCCAGAGGAGGTTGCTATGGCAACTGTAACCACCTTGCGCCGCACTGTCCCCCCAGCGGTCACAG GAGTGGCTTTTCTCTCAGGTGGTCAGAGTGAAGAAGAGGCCTCTGTTCACCTCAATGCCATCAACAACTGCCCTCTGGCCAAACCCTGGATCCTAACCTTCTCCTTCGGCCGAGCCCTGCAGGCGTCTGCCCTCAGAGCATGGAGAGGACATAAAGAGAACGAGAAAGCCGCCACTGAGCAGTTCATCAAGAGAGCGGAG GCCAACAGTCTGGCATGTCAGGGGAAGTCCACTGGTGGGGAGAACTATGACGAGACTGGCCCGCGCAGCTATGGCTCCTGTTATGCATACTAA
- the dynll2a gene encoding dynein, light chain, LC8-type 2a yields the protein MTDRKAVIKNADMSEDMQQDAVDCATQAMEKYNIEKDIAAYIKKEFDKKYNPTWHCIVGRNFGSYVTHETKHFIYFYLGQVAILLFKSG from the exons ATGACTGACAGGAAAGCTGTGATCAAGAACGCCGACATGTCCGAGGACATGCAGCAGGACGCGGTGGACTGTGCCACCCAGGCCATGGAGAAGTACAACATAGAGAAGGACATAGCAGCCTACATCAAGAAG GAGTTTGATAAGAAGTATAACCCCACCTGGCACTGTATCGTCGGGAGGAACTTCGGCAGCTACGTCACCCACGAGACGAAGCACTTCATTTACTTCTACTTGGGCCAAGTGGCCATCTTGCTCTTCAAGTCTGGCTGA